Proteins encoded together in one Caldivirga sp. window:
- a CDS encoding metallophosphoesterase yields the protein MRILATSDVHSPKHLSEFKGSLTNISNVDLALLAGDMVDGGKIEYYSIIINLLRNKANTIMAVPGNEEYDDKLRMLKGVNGLTLLNDEVLTVNGIKIIGSRGVLDKPTKWQERNIKGIDELYRRRLEWLINTLKGSHEAILLTHYAPTYVTLEGENEYNYPFLGTKKLEEVLSSSRVLAIHGHAHHSKTRCVKLGNSVIVNVAFEGVSSPFIIDYSNGEINVIEPREYSKCKEVNVHSKTITPRSTGLDEWLK from the coding sequence GTGAGGATACTTGCGACTTCAGACGTCCATTCGCCGAAGCATTTAAGTGAATTCAAGGGGAGTTTAACCAACATTAGTAATGTTGACTTAGCCTTACTGGCTGGAGACATGGTTGATGGGGGTAAGATTGAGTACTACAGTATTATAATTAACTTATTGAGGAATAAGGCTAATACCATAATGGCTGTACCAGGTAATGAGGAGTATGATGATAAGTTAAGGATGTTGAAGGGGGTAAACGGCTTAACTCTACTGAATGATGAAGTGCTTACTGTTAATGGAATTAAGATAATTGGGTCAAGGGGTGTATTAGATAAGCCAACTAAATGGCAGGAGAGGAACATTAAGGGTATTGATGAATTATATAGGAGGAGACTGGAATGGCTGATTAATACGCTTAAGGGTTCCCATGAAGCCATACTGTTGACTCATTATGCGCCAACATACGTGACATTGGAGGGCGAGAATGAGTACAATTACCCATTTTTAGGCACTAAGAAGCTTGAGGAAGTGTTATCAAGTAGTAGGGTACTTGCCATACATGGCCATGCTCATCATTCGAAAACTAGATGCGTTAAACTGGGTAATTCAGTAATCGTGAATGTGGCCTTTGAGGGTGTTTCATCACCCTTCATAATAGATTATAGTAATGGTGAGATCAACGTTATTGAACCAAGGGAGTACAGTAAGTGTAAGGAAGTTAACGTACACAGTAAGACTATTACCCCCAGGTCCACTGGTCTCGATGAGTGGCTTAAGTAA
- a CDS encoding nucleotidyltransferase domain-containing protein: MGFELYIEEGKRALEAMSNYVEIARRIKELASELVGNARVYVFGSVVKGRYTAASDIDILILLIRVKR; this comes from the coding sequence ATGGGCTTTGAATTATACATTGAAGAGGGTAAGAGGGCATTAGAGGCAATGAGCAATTACGTTGAAATAGCCAGGAGGATTAAGGAATTAGCCAGTGAATTAGTGGGTAATGCCAGGGTCTATGTATTCGGTTCAGTGGTGAAGGGGAGGTATACAGCGGCAAGTGACATAGACATACTCATATTACTAATTCGCGTAAAGAGGTGA
- a CDS encoding glycerate kinase — translation MKASDSSELRDLALRLVSQTLTASDPAPVVRNCIKWISNGIEVCGRGFSARNIAVIAIGKAAPRLIDGALESVEATRALAVIPRGWVRPKSSNVEVIESTHPLPSSLSIKAAEEIIELSRTLSKGDLALILISGGGSALVELPKPPLTIDDLVELNRLMLNSGMSISEINTVRKHVSMVKGGQLAQYFIKRGIRVIGLYVSDVPGDDPSLIASGPTVPDKSSFSDAVGFLKARGIWGNLPGRVKVFLEDGVRGVIPETPKRLRVMNKVILTNVDVLKSLRVRLSELGIRSIILTSRLEGEAREVGKALASIALDSLRRGLLIKRGVVLAGGEPTVTVRGNGKGGRTMELAAAFAKSVSKEGPVALLALATDGIDGNTDAAGAYADYTTESRAMGIGLSIDDALIRNDTYTLFKALNDVIITGPTGTQVNTVVAMLINTKITH, via the coding sequence GTGAAGGCTAGTGATTCCAGTGAACTTAGGGATCTTGCACTTAGGCTAGTTAGCCAAACCCTTACAGCCTCAGATCCAGCACCAGTGGTTAGAAATTGTATTAAGTGGATAAGTAACGGCATTGAGGTTTGCGGTAGGGGGTTTAGTGCGAGAAATATTGCAGTTATAGCTATTGGTAAGGCTGCCCCAAGGCTTATTGATGGTGCATTAGAGTCCGTTGAGGCTACTAGGGCCTTAGCAGTAATACCTAGGGGTTGGGTAAGGCCTAAATCAAGTAATGTTGAGGTTATTGAATCAACCCACCCATTACCAAGTAGTTTAAGCATTAAGGCTGCTGAGGAGATTATTGAATTATCCAGGACCTTAAGTAAAGGTGACTTAGCCTTAATACTCATTAGTGGTGGTGGAAGTGCACTAGTTGAGTTACCTAAACCACCATTAACAATCGATGACCTAGTTGAGTTAAATAGGCTAATGCTTAATTCAGGAATGAGCATCAGTGAAATCAACACTGTACGTAAGCATGTATCAATGGTTAAGGGTGGTCAATTAGCTCAATATTTCATTAAGAGGGGTATTAGGGTCATTGGATTATATGTTAGTGACGTGCCTGGTGATGATCCATCATTAATAGCAAGTGGTCCAACAGTCCCAGATAAGTCAAGCTTCAGTGATGCAGTAGGCTTCCTTAAGGCAAGGGGTATTTGGGGTAATTTACCGGGTAGGGTTAAGGTTTTTCTTGAGGATGGGGTGAGGGGTGTTATTCCAGAGACCCCAAAGAGGCTCAGGGTAATGAATAAGGTGATACTAACTAACGTTGATGTACTTAAGAGCCTAAGGGTAAGGCTCAGTGAACTTGGCATTAGGTCAATCATACTAACCTCTAGACTTGAGGGTGAGGCCCGTGAGGTTGGGAAGGCATTAGCCTCAATAGCCCTTGACTCCTTAAGGAGAGGCTTACTGATTAAGAGGGGTGTAGTATTAGCTGGTGGGGAACCCACCGTTACTGTTAGGGGTAATGGTAAGGGTGGTAGAACAATGGAGCTTGCGGCAGCCTTCGCTAAGTCAGTTAGTAAAGAGGGTCCAGTGGCTTTACTGGCCTTAGCCACGGATGGTATTGATGGTAATACTGATGCTGCAGGTGCGTATGCGGATTATACTACTGAATCAAGGGCAATGGGCATTGGTTTAAGCATAGATGATGCCTTAATTAGAAACGATACGTATACTCTATTTAAGGCATTAAATGACGTCATCATAACAGGTCCAACGGGAACCCAGGTTAACACCGTGGTAGCTATGCTAATTAATACCAAGATTACTCACTAG
- a CDS encoding HEPN domain-containing protein, whose translation MLRERAEAFLKNAKSPLKEGEYDLAAFSIEQYCQLMLKYKLLIKTGTYPRTYSLVRLIRELAKLVRDAEKLLDNIIMITKIEDAYIGSRYLPRRYEKDEVEAMLKYVEEKFKPIVNGL comes from the coding sequence GTGCTTAGGGAGAGAGCTGAGGCTTTTCTTAAGAATGCTAAGAGTCCACTGAAGGAAGGAGAATACGACTTAGCGGCATTTAGCATAGAACAGTACTGCCAACTGATGCTTAAGTATAAGTTACTTATTAAGACAGGTACATATCCACGTACTTACTCATTAGTAAGGCTTATTAGGGAATTAGCTAAATTAGTGAGAGATGCTGAGAAGTTGCTAGATAACATAATAATGATCACTAAAATAGAGGATGCTTACATAGGTTCTAGGTACTTACCGAGGAGATATGAGAAAGATGAAGTCGAAGCTATGCTTAAATATGTTGAGGAGAAGTTTAAGCCGATTGTGAATGGGCTTTGA